The following coding sequences lie in one Vibrio spartinae genomic window:
- a CDS encoding 1-aminocyclopropane-1-carboxylate deaminase — MKLEKFERYPLNFGPTPIEKLSRLSEFLGGEVEIYAKREDCNCGLAFGGNKIRKLEYIVPEALASGADTLVTIGGVQSNHTRLVAATAAKLGMKCRLVQESWVPFQDAVYDRVGNILMSRVMGAEIELVDEGFDIGIRESWENAIEDVKAKGGVPYPIPAGASEHPYGGLGYVRFAEEVREQEAEMGIKFDYIVVCTVTGSTMAGMVVGFAADGRAQNVIGIDASGTPEKNHGQVLRIAQHTADLVELGQEITAEDIVIMDDYAYPAYGVPSDETNDAIRIAARTEGMMTDPVYEGKSMQGLIDLTRQGFFPKGAKVLYAHLGGVPAINAYSYIYRNG, encoded by the coding sequence ATGAAATTGGAGAAGTTTGAACGTTACCCGCTTAATTTTGGTCCGACCCCGATTGAAAAACTCAGTCGCCTGAGTGAATTTCTCGGAGGCGAGGTTGAAATTTATGCAAAGCGAGAAGATTGCAACTGTGGGCTGGCTTTTGGCGGTAACAAAATTCGCAAGCTGGAATATATTGTCCCTGAGGCGCTTGCCAGTGGTGCCGATACGTTAGTCACCATCGGGGGTGTGCAATCAAACCATACCCGTCTGGTGGCTGCGACAGCGGCAAAGCTCGGTATGAAATGTCGGCTGGTTCAGGAGAGCTGGGTACCCTTTCAGGATGCGGTCTATGATCGTGTGGGGAATATCCTGATGAGTCGGGTGATGGGGGCTGAGATTGAACTTGTTGATGAAGGGTTTGATATTGGTATTCGCGAAAGTTGGGAAAATGCCATCGAAGATGTGAAAGCAAAAGGCGGTGTTCCTTATCCGATTCCTGCCGGTGCATCAGAGCATCCATATGGTGGGTTGGGGTATGTCCGGTTTGCTGAAGAAGTTCGCGAACAAGAAGCCGAAATGGGAATCAAATTCGATTATATCGTGGTGTGTACAGTGACGGGGTCGACAATGGCCGGGATGGTTGTCGGCTTTGCGGCTGATGGCAGAGCACAGAATGTGATCGGTATTGATGCTTCAGGCACGCCGGAGAAAAATCATGGGCAGGTGTTACGGATTGCACAGCATACGGCTGATTTAGTCGAACTGGGTCAGGAAATCACAGCAGAAGATATTGTCATCATGGACGATTATGCTTATCCGGCTTATGGCGTTCCTTCTGATGAGACCAATGATGCAATTCGAATTGCAGCGCGCACGGAAGGTATGATGACCGATCCGGTTTATGAAGGAAAATCAATGCAAGGTTTGATTGATCTGACACGTCAGGGATTCTTCCCGAAAGGTGCCAAAGTATTATATGCACACTTGGGTGGTGTACCGGCAATTAATGCCTATAGTTATATTTATCGTAACGGCTAA
- a CDS encoding anaerobic C4-dicarboxylate transporter has product MVAVELFIVLLFIFLGARIGGIGIGFAGGAGVIILTMGLGMHAGTIPVDVILIIMSVITAIAAMQVAGGMDWLVDLAEKFLRKNPKHITFYAPIVTFVMTLLAGTGHTAFSTLPVIAEVAKEQKVRPSRPLSIAVVASQIAITASPISAAVVFFSGILEPLGVGYLMLLAVCIPTTFTACMVGAFVANFLGKDLEDDPIYQERLEKGLIKVRGVTKREILPSAKTSVYIFIIAIVAVVAYATMISKAVGLITDPAIGRNQAIMAIMLMAATAIILFTKVDASKISSVSTFKSGMSACVCVLGVAWLGDTFVSGHINEIKELSAHILEQYPWMLAITLFFASMLLYSQGATTTALMPAALAIGVAPLTAVASFAAVSALFVLPTYPTLLAAVEMDDTGSTRIGNYVFNHPFFIPGVATITSAVTFGFIFGGMIL; this is encoded by the coding sequence ATGGTAGCAGTAGAGCTGTTTATTGTCCTGCTCTTCATTTTTCTCGGCGCCAGAATTGGCGGTATCGGCATTGGATTTGCCGGCGGGGCAGGTGTCATCATCTTGACAATGGGATTGGGGATGCACGCTGGTACTATCCCGGTCGATGTTATTTTAATCATTATGTCCGTGATTACCGCAATTGCAGCGATGCAAGTTGCCGGTGGGATGGACTGGCTGGTTGACTTGGCAGAAAAGTTTTTAAGAAAAAATCCGAAACATATTACCTTTTATGCGCCTATCGTAACTTTTGTGATGACACTTTTGGCGGGAACCGGTCATACGGCATTTTCAACCTTGCCGGTTATTGCTGAAGTGGCGAAAGAGCAAAAAGTCAGACCGTCACGTCCACTGTCGATTGCGGTGGTGGCATCTCAAATTGCGATTACAGCATCCCCGATTTCTGCGGCTGTGGTCTTTTTCTCCGGTATTCTTGAGCCATTAGGCGTCGGTTATCTGATGTTGCTGGCCGTATGTATCCCAACCACGTTTACAGCATGTATGGTGGGTGCTTTTGTCGCGAACTTCTTAGGTAAAGATCTGGAAGACGATCCGATTTATCAAGAACGTCTGGAAAAAGGTCTGATTAAAGTCCGTGGTGTGACCAAGCGTGAGATTTTACCATCCGCGAAGACGTCGGTTTATATCTTCATCATTGCGATCGTTGCTGTGGTTGCTTATGCCACAATGATTAGTAAGGCTGTCGGATTGATTACAGATCCTGCAATCGGTCGTAACCAAGCTATTATGGCGATTATGCTAATGGCCGCGACGGCAATTATCCTGTTTACCAAGGTCGATGCTTCAAAAATCAGCTCGGTTTCAACGTTTAAATCAGGGATGAGTGCTTGTGTCTGCGTACTTGGGGTTGCTTGGTTAGGTGATACTTTTGTTTCTGGCCATATCAACGAAATTAAAGAATTATCTGCACATATTCTTGAACAATATCCGTGGATGCTAGCGATTACATTGTTCTTCGCATCAATGCTTCTTTATTCACAAGGTGCAACAACCACCGCATTGATGCCCGCTGCGCTGGCCATCGGGGTTGCACCGTTAACAGCCGTGGCTTCTTTTGCAGCTGTGAGCGCGCTCTTTGTTCTGCCAACTTATCCAACATTATTGGCGGCAGTGGAGATGGATGATACGGGTTCAACCCGAATCGGCAACTATGTCTTCAATCATCCGTTCTTTATCCCGGGTGTGGCGACCATCACTTCAGCCGTGACATTCGGATTTATCTTCGGTGGTATGATTCTGTAA
- a CDS encoding LexA family protein — MIVELGERLKARRESLGLTQDMLTARVKEIDSSLSLNRITISQIENGIQSSMKDRLLLAMSKALECSPEWIVYGTNSANAEHAETASQANVSTGPAVSTMCPVISWVKAGDFSEAVTPYAPDEYEYYPCPVHSGPGTYILRVRGDSMEPRFEENDLIFIDPNLVEPEHNKFVIAMLTDSAEATFKQIQVIDNKNYLKALNPSYPPELRFLSINGNCQIIGTVIAHMKPI, encoded by the coding sequence ATGATTGTTGAATTAGGCGAACGTCTCAAAGCCAGACGAGAAAGTTTAGGGCTCACCCAAGACATGCTGACAGCCCGAGTAAAAGAGATTGATTCATCACTGAGTCTGAACCGAATTACGATCAGCCAGATCGAGAACGGCATTCAGTCAAGTATGAAAGACCGCTTATTACTGGCGATGTCTAAAGCATTAGAATGTTCACCGGAATGGATCGTATACGGCACCAATTCAGCCAATGCCGAACACGCTGAAACAGCGTCGCAGGCAAACGTCAGTACTGGCCCTGCCGTTTCGACCATGTGTCCGGTGATTTCCTGGGTCAAAGCCGGTGATTTTTCTGAAGCAGTAACGCCGTACGCGCCGGATGAATATGAATATTATCCTTGCCCGGTGCACAGTGGCCCCGGCACTTATATTCTTCGGGTTCGGGGAGACTCGATGGAGCCAAGGTTTGAGGAAAACGACCTGATCTTTATTGATCCGAATCTCGTCGAGCCAGAACACAACAAATTCGTCATTGCGATGCTGACCGATTCGGCAGAAGCAACATTCAAACAGATACAAGTCATTGATAATAAAAATTATCTGAAGGCGCTCAATCCTTCCTATCCGCCAGAGTTGCGGTTTTTATCTATCAATGGTAACTGTCAAATCATCGGGACAGTGATTGCCCACATGAAACCCATTTAA
- a CDS encoding conserved phage C-terminal domain-containing protein, protein MSIRRAKREQCFTLVGNHIFQEGHLSFQAMGMLTYLLSKPDHWQVSPAHLANVTQGSAKKTGRDGVYAILKELRQVGYVTTQKRATGEIEYIVFDEPKTVHPDKAIGEMPCAETDKPDLAEPDPAQTTQVMTDPKQEQNDQSMILAQPSAKVDVAMAGSSQQQAMQAVVVHLNQTAQTRFQPKGQTASFIVARLQEDFSVEELMAVIDHKVREWGNDARMRQYLRPATLFNTNKFPGYLSQAQYVRENASAGQSLRNWEPDDEDTGWIHALHQFPEQHN, encoded by the coding sequence ATGAGTATTAGACGGGCCAAGCGGGAACAGTGTTTTACGTTGGTCGGCAATCATATTTTTCAGGAAGGGCATTTGTCTTTTCAGGCGATGGGGATGTTGACTTATCTGCTATCGAAGCCGGACCACTGGCAAGTCAGCCCGGCGCATTTAGCCAATGTGACACAAGGATCTGCGAAGAAAACCGGTCGGGATGGTGTCTACGCCATTTTGAAAGAGCTGCGACAGGTCGGCTATGTCACGACACAAAAGCGTGCCACCGGAGAGATTGAATATATTGTTTTTGATGAACCAAAAACGGTTCATCCGGATAAGGCTATTGGGGAAATGCCTTGTGCTGAAACGGATAAGCCAGATCTGGCTGAACCAGATCCGGCTCAGACGACACAAGTAATGACTGATCCAAAACAAGAACAGAATGATCAATCAATGATCCTTGCTCAGCCATCAGCAAAAGTTGATGTGGCTATGGCCGGGTCATCACAACAACAAGCGATGCAAGCAGTGGTTGTTCATCTGAATCAAACTGCACAGACACGGTTTCAGCCGAAAGGTCAAACTGCCAGTTTCATTGTGGCTCGCTTACAGGAAGATTTTTCAGTTGAGGAGCTCATGGCTGTGATTGATCACAAAGTTCGAGAGTGGGGAAATGATGCCCGGATGCGCCAATATTTGCGTCCGGCCACGTTGTTCAACACCAATAAATTTCCGGGCTACCTCTCACAAGCGCAGTATGTGCGCGAGAACGCTAGCGCGGGGCAGTCGTTGCGAAATTGGGAGCCTGATGATGAGGATACCGGTTGGATTCATGCGTTACATCAGTTTCCTGAACAACATAACTGA
- a CDS encoding replication protein P gives MMKSITDKAIQNELKVLSADREASADQQSADTFAAQIVNMILRELRGIHPAWRASIRSEQEYETLKLNYVKAMMEQGVNTMVQVQRGLRMARANSSDFIPGPGKFCAWCLDDEAWLSAYQRMMMRRVPQSRLEQLVRNECEFDVRKLNQEKAQQLFEKTYHKWVQRERNGTLPPQVSRLSSPLVTTEFDRLRCERGVPDPNTLTGIFKRVAELGQRYQSNKMGNKSWNLPQ, from the coding sequence ATGATGAAGTCAATAACCGATAAAGCAATCCAGAATGAATTGAAGGTTTTGTCCGCTGACCGTGAAGCTTCCGCAGATCAGCAGTCTGCCGATACTTTTGCAGCCCAGATCGTCAACATGATTTTACGTGAGCTACGGGGGATTCATCCGGCATGGCGCGCCTCAATCCGGAGTGAACAGGAATACGAAACGCTCAAGTTGAATTATGTCAAAGCCATGATGGAGCAGGGCGTGAATACCATGGTGCAGGTGCAACGTGGTCTGCGGATGGCACGGGCTAATTCATCCGATTTTATTCCCGGGCCGGGAAAGTTCTGCGCCTGGTGTTTGGATGATGAGGCGTGGTTGTCTGCTTATCAGCGCATGATGATGCGACGTGTACCACAAAGTCGTCTGGAACAATTGGTGCGCAACGAGTGTGAATTTGATGTACGTAAGTTAAATCAGGAAAAAGCGCAGCAGCTTTTTGAAAAAACGTATCACAAATGGGTACAGCGGGAACGGAATGGCACGTTACCCCCGCAGGTTAGCCGACTGTCATCACCACTCGTGACGACTGAATTTGACCGATTGCGTTGTGAGCGAGGGGTACCGGATCCGAATACATTAACCGGCATATTTAAACGTGTCGCTGAGCTAGGGCAGCGATATCAGAGCAATAAAATGGGGAATAAATCATGGAATTTACCACAGTAG
- a CDS encoding lysozyme: MKYNRLIGTVLFGAVAVTGTFEGQRNEAYQDPGGVWTVCFGETAGVRQDMSYSDQQCAMMLASSLNYHNQPLENLHYQLPPNVHIAALDFSYNLGTNALRRSTLYRKLKQQDIAGACLEFNRWVYLNGKDCRVTGNRCRGIVTRREIETQLCLGQISVRDALIQLGHTPSDSEVMYDL; encoded by the coding sequence ATGAAATATAACCGATTGATTGGTACGGTACTTTTTGGTGCTGTGGCGGTCACCGGCACATTTGAAGGTCAGCGAAATGAGGCTTATCAGGATCCGGGAGGGGTATGGACGGTCTGTTTCGGAGAAACGGCAGGGGTTCGTCAGGATATGTCTTACAGTGATCAGCAGTGTGCCATGATGCTCGCCAGTTCCCTGAATTATCATAATCAACCACTGGAGAACCTGCATTATCAATTGCCACCCAATGTGCACATTGCCGCTCTTGATTTCAGCTATAACCTCGGGACGAATGCGCTGCGCCGCTCAACACTCTATCGCAAACTGAAGCAGCAGGATATTGCGGGGGCGTGTCTGGAGTTTAATCGGTGGGTATATCTGAATGGCAAAGACTGCCGTGTGACAGGGAATCGTTGCCGGGGGATCGTCACTCGCAGAGAGATTGAAACTCAGCTTTGTCTGGGACAGATTTCGGTCAGGGATGCATTGATACAATTGGGGCATACGCCCTCGGATTCTGAGGTGATGTATGATCTTTAA
- the lysC gene encoding Rz1-like lysis system protein LysC, whose amino-acid sequence MIQTQYILPPEGMIVPCYKPSISGTWPEIITEDIPRLKSALSQCAGQADDYLQWRASKVTP is encoded by the coding sequence GTGATTCAGACACAGTATATTTTGCCACCGGAAGGCATGATTGTTCCCTGTTATAAACCAAGCATCAGCGGCACTTGGCCGGAGATTATCACGGAAGATATTCCCCGGCTGAAATCAGCGTTGAGCCAGTGTGCTGGCCAGGCTGATGACTATCTGCAATGGCGGGCATCCAAAGTCACGCCTTGA
- a CDS encoding ogr/Delta-like zinc finger family protein produces the protein MRVLCPECGQKSRIQKSNRITNSHADLYCSCSDPECGHTFVMNLSYSHTLSPSAKAANQLVCNLIKSLPPESRASLQQELSLI, from the coding sequence ATGAGAGTGTTATGCCCTGAGTGTGGTCAGAAAAGCCGGATCCAAAAATCGAACCGGATTACCAACAGTCATGCTGATTTGTACTGTAGTTGTAGTGATCCTGAGTGCGGTCACACGTTCGTCATGAATTTATCTTACAGCCACACTCTGAGCCCTTCGGCCAAGGCCGCCAACCAGTTAGTCTGCAATCTAATTAAATCCCTGCCGCCTGAAAGCCGCGCCAGTCTGCAACAAGAATTGTCTTTAATTTAA
- a CDS encoding phage tail protein produces MAQYEAGDKLRELKTFITTCVGDEIAQTLTTQMKNISLSLDSQFLGNGCQLLRMRYHARLVFNHFPHLTYSPAVLFANVGAWLMDHDSERETAAILANPVIEMTTVDETYSTIIIEIEFEEPVSVTEDTAGPIYWRGKQWRIDAYEIWVAETLGNFTTGRR; encoded by the coding sequence ATGGCTCAGTATGAAGCGGGCGATAAGCTCAGAGAACTTAAAACATTCATCACGACGTGTGTCGGAGACGAAATTGCACAAACCCTGACAACCCAAATGAAGAATATCTCTCTGAGTCTGGACAGTCAGTTTCTGGGCAACGGTTGTCAGTTACTAAGGATGCGGTATCACGCTCGTCTGGTGTTCAATCACTTTCCACATCTCACCTATAGCCCTGCGGTACTTTTTGCCAATGTAGGGGCTTGGTTGATGGATCATGACTCAGAGCGGGAAACTGCCGCGATACTGGCAAATCCAGTCATTGAGATGACGACCGTCGATGAAACGTATTCGACAATCATTATCGAGATTGAGTTTGAAGAACCTGTCAGCGTGACAGAAGACACTGCGGGACCAATCTATTGGCGTGGTAAACAGTGGCGCATTGATGCATATGAAATCTGGGTGGCGGAAACATTGGGCAATTTCACCACAGGCCGACGTTAA
- a CDS encoding DUF2586 domain-containing protein, with translation MAWPSVIINIKNMMKGPIAGVEYHFLFVGYGTVSGAKRELTVVDASTDLETALSSAGESLQATVMAAQLNGGSEWTAGVMVLDQADDWKDAVRKANETASFEAFALDFPATDKTLLEDAIAMRTELKNALGRETFAVCCLPEIDNTDATNGETWEAWLAKSVAIVDGVASQYITVVPSVHADGSTLGKYCGRLANQVNASIADSPARVKTGSVVGSTDFLTDKDGKALALSVLKTLESNRIACPMWYPDYDGQYWTTGCTLDVEGGDFQDIRHIRVAMKAARKVRIRAIARIADRTFNSTPQSEAQAKLFMTQDLREMALIGNPGEIYPPEDDDIQIKWVNSTEVEIYMAVQPYECPVKITVAIYISQGDEA, from the coding sequence ATGGCGTGGCCCAGCGTTATTATTAATATTAAAAACATGATGAAAGGCCCCATTGCCGGGGTGGAATATCACTTTCTGTTTGTCGGATACGGAACTGTTTCCGGTGCCAAGCGTGAGTTAACGGTTGTTGATGCTTCAACCGATCTGGAAACGGCATTATCTTCAGCCGGAGAGTCTCTGCAAGCGACGGTGATGGCTGCGCAGTTGAATGGTGGCAGCGAATGGACTGCCGGCGTGATGGTCCTTGATCAAGCCGATGACTGGAAAGATGCGGTCCGTAAAGCCAATGAAACTGCAAGTTTCGAAGCATTCGCTCTGGATTTTCCTGCAACGGATAAAACCTTGCTTGAAGATGCGATTGCCATGCGTACCGAGCTGAAAAATGCACTTGGCCGGGAAACCTTCGCCGTTTGCTGTTTGCCGGAAATCGATAATACCGACGCAACCAACGGTGAAACTTGGGAAGCTTGGTTAGCGAAGTCGGTTGCGATTGTTGACGGTGTTGCCAGCCAATATATTACGGTTGTGCCATCGGTTCATGCGGATGGCTCAACACTGGGTAAATACTGTGGTCGTCTGGCGAATCAAGTGAATGCATCGATTGCTGATTCTCCGGCCCGGGTTAAAACCGGTAGTGTTGTCGGTTCAACGGATTTTCTGACAGACAAAGACGGTAAAGCGTTAGCACTGTCTGTATTGAAAACACTTGAGTCAAACCGAATTGCCTGCCCGATGTGGTATCCGGATTACGACGGCCAATACTGGACAACCGGTTGTACACTCGATGTTGAAGGCGGTGATTTCCAGGATATCCGTCATATCCGTGTGGCAATGAAAGCGGCCCGTAAAGTTCGCATCCGTGCCATTGCCCGTATCGCGGATCGTACATTCAACTCAACGCCACAGAGTGAAGCGCAGGCAAAACTCTTTATGACGCAGGATCTGCGTGAAATGGCACTGATCGGTAATCCGGGTGAGATTTATCCACCGGAAGATGATGACATTCAAATCAAATGGGTCAACAGCACTGAAGTTGAAATTTATATGGCTGTTCAGCCGTATGAATGCCCGGTCAAAATTACTGTTGCAATCTATATCAGCCAAGGAGATGAAGCATGA
- a CDS encoding phage protein — MSARFSGRSFDTTLFGVFVHVKSATATISDESAVAFTRGVTDGYTDGKVSCDVELEMDLKQFQKIHAAAKEAGSYRDIKLQELQFYAHNGEDEDKIELYGVKFLVSDLLNIDSESADKSTRKLKGFVTSPNFVRINGVPYLSKADTRNLIS; from the coding sequence ATGAGTGCCCGTTTTTCCGGTCGTAGCTTTGATACGACATTATTTGGAGTATTTGTCCATGTTAAAAGTGCGACAGCGACGATCAGTGATGAGTCAGCCGTTGCATTTACTCGCGGTGTCACTGATGGTTATACCGACGGTAAAGTTAGCTGTGATGTTGAGCTTGAAATGGATCTGAAACAGTTCCAGAAAATCCATGCAGCCGCCAAAGAAGCGGGCAGCTATCGTGATATTAAACTGCAAGAGCTTCAGTTTTATGCGCATAACGGTGAAGATGAAGACAAAATCGAACTGTACGGTGTGAAATTCCTGGTTTCAGATCTGCTCAATATCGACTCAGAAAGTGCGGATAAGTCAACCCGGAAACTGAAAGGTTTCGTCACCAGCCCGAACTTTGTCCGGATCAATGGTGTGCCTTATCTGTCTAAAGCGGATACCCGTAACCTGATCAGTTAA
- a CDS encoding putative phage tail assembly chaperone produces the protein MTKAAFTIQPVVVTIGETDFTFKPTVNDANNYTNHVSMDSKIEPARTYLERTVDAEQKSELVELMNTVPGLVMEVFGLVHESSKGGISITLKN, from the coding sequence ATGACTAAAGCAGCTTTTACAATTCAACCGGTTGTCGTCACGATTGGTGAGACTGATTTTACGTTCAAACCAACAGTGAATGATGCCAACAACTACACCAACCATGTATCGATGGACAGTAAAATTGAACCGGCACGAACTTATCTGGAGCGTACGGTTGATGCTGAGCAGAAGAGTGAATTAGTTGAACTGATGAACACGGTTCCCGGTCTGGTGATGGAAGTTTTCGGTCTGGTTCATGAATCTTCCAAAGGCGGGATTTCAATTACCCTAAAAAACTAA
- a CDS encoding DUF6890 family protein, with amino-acid sequence MKRIETNGLEQALTLRRHYFPDGEDEPQELARALWLDQHEKERMEVAVMSAVARLFNHR; translated from the coding sequence GTGAAGCGCATTGAAACCAATGGGTTGGAACAGGCGCTCACCCTGCGGCGGCATTACTTTCCGGACGGAGAGGATGAGCCGCAAGAGTTAGCCAGGGCGCTCTGGCTCGATCAACACGAGAAAGAGCGTATGGAAGTCGCGGTTATGAGTGCAGTTGCGAGGTTATTTAATCACCGATGA
- a CDS encoding phage tail tape measure protein: MNDSVLIEINMIDQVTQPLSGVVDEINQIVQTASSDFDKVKSSASDVVQTFTEMGTSLEPILTMDWEVGGADSLENVGRILEHVSTASSEILSLGLGSQLVQVFKDAEGGINQFADSLDQGIDTIVETFDLAKTKAKDFSNAAKAQFAALSQRTQNYIQIGKHLTTSFSANGVKGFASAVKQQFAGISQQTQSLIGRIKNVGTVFSTGGFKNGAKNFAKSVNQQLTSISQKAAGLSGMGGRAQQFLGPISSSLDNVKNSLSQGMGEGIAKVTALGEKFPFLAGGTELVAAGMTSLDGVMKSASGTIGGVQSAITLVSDSAGIFQNVMGSASTVITTFQGVMGAMSNVMAVFGRLIPSVSTAMMVMTSPVTWIVLGIVALIAAVYLIIKYWDDLVAAMSKIEIFQQIGNLFGWLGDMWGQFVSYLSGTSFGAIFGKIFNQIKFYIDKIIGMFKSIGSGISWVAGKLGLSFGSDDAEKPEQGVSTETRAAENIQKQVQSVNQTSESVSERPSGSDSVMAYKQKQNTLPSGMVQNMNKTQSQQVSEVKRFGDIYITAPNGLTPDQLAEWDELNVG; the protein is encoded by the coding sequence ATGAACGATTCAGTCTTAATAGAAATCAATATGATTGATCAGGTGACTCAGCCCTTATCCGGTGTTGTTGACGAGATCAATCAGATTGTCCAAACCGCCAGTAGCGATTTTGACAAGGTAAAATCCAGTGCCTCAGATGTCGTACAGACGTTCACTGAAATGGGAACGTCACTTGAACCGATATTGACGATGGATTGGGAGGTCGGCGGTGCCGACTCTCTGGAAAATGTCGGTCGCATTCTTGAGCATGTTTCTACAGCATCGAGCGAGATCCTCTCGCTCGGGCTTGGGAGTCAACTGGTCCAAGTGTTTAAAGATGCAGAAGGAGGCATTAATCAGTTTGCTGACAGTCTTGATCAGGGGATCGACACTATCGTTGAAACGTTTGATCTGGCTAAAACGAAAGCCAAAGATTTTTCCAATGCTGCCAAGGCGCAATTTGCAGCGTTGTCACAACGAACCCAGAATTATATTCAAATTGGTAAGCACCTGACCACGTCATTTTCGGCGAATGGTGTCAAGGGGTTTGCCAGCGCTGTAAAACAACAGTTTGCAGGCATTTCACAGCAAACCCAAAGTCTGATCGGCCGTATCAAAAACGTCGGAACGGTTTTTTCTACCGGCGGATTTAAAAATGGTGCCAAGAATTTTGCGAAATCTGTCAATCAGCAATTAACGAGTATTTCGCAAAAAGCAGCAGGGCTGTCTGGCATGGGCGGGCGAGCACAACAGTTTTTAGGTCCGATTTCTTCCTCGCTCGATAATGTTAAAAATAGCCTGTCTCAAGGGATGGGGGAAGGGATTGCCAAAGTCACCGCATTGGGTGAAAAGTTCCCCTTTCTGGCTGGTGGCACAGAATTAGTTGCTGCCGGCATGACATCCCTTGATGGGGTCATGAAATCGGCTTCCGGGACTATCGGTGGGGTGCAAAGTGCGATCACATTGGTCTCCGATTCTGCCGGTATTTTCCAAAATGTGATGGGATCGGCTTCAACCGTGATCACCACGTTTCAAGGCGTCATGGGCGCGATGTCAAACGTGATGGCTGTTTTTGGCCGTTTGATTCCGAGTGTCTCAACCGCGATGATGGTGATGACCAGCCCTGTCACTTGGATTGTATTGGGAATCGTTGCGTTGATCGCAGCTGTTTATCTGATTATCAAATATTGGGATGACTTGGTTGCGGCCATGTCGAAAATCGAGATTTTCCAGCAAATCGGCAATCTGTTTGGCTGGCTGGGCGATATGTGGGGACAGTTTGTCTCTTATCTTTCCGGCACAAGTTTTGGTGCCATTTTCGGTAAGATTTTCAATCAGATAAAGTTCTATATTGATAAGATTATTGGGATGTTCAAAAGTATTGGCTCTGGTATCTCCTGGGTAGCAGGCAAGCTTGGTCTTTCATTCGGCAGCGATGATGCTGAGAAACCTGAACAAGGTGTGTCCACGGAGACCCGTGCAGCGGAGAACATTCAAAAGCAGGTTCAATCCGTTAATCAGACATCGGAGTCCGTCAGTGAACGTCCATCCGGGAGTGATTCTGTGATGGCTTACAAACAGAAACAGAACACTTTGCCTTCCGGTATGGTGCAGAACATGAACAAGACACAAAGCCAACAGGTGAGTGAGGTGAAACGCTTTGGTGACATTTACATCACCGCACCGAATGGTTTGACACCGGATCAACTCGCAGAATGGGACGAACTCAATGTCGGATAA
- a CDS encoding DUF2590 family protein, whose protein sequence is MSDKQYIDIKVVDGGWDIDAGQQPTICSDTYSIAQDVKHAIMESGLARALQAERNPVLRANVLLQIEQIAEQDPRIIPGTVTVTGDVSGTIGLSAQAYDSEGVINTEVNT, encoded by the coding sequence ATGTCGGATAAACAGTATATCGATATCAAAGTAGTCGATGGCGGCTGGGATATTGATGCCGGTCAACAGCCAACTATCTGTAGCGATACATACAGTATCGCTCAGGATGTCAAGCACGCCATCATGGAATCCGGCTTAGCCAGAGCGCTTCAGGCTGAGAGAAATCCAGTGCTGCGGGCCAATGTGTTACTGCAAATTGAACAAATTGCGGAACAGGATCCCCGGATTATTCCGGGCACAGTCACCGTGACCGGAGATGTATCCGGCACCATCGGGCTCTCTGCTCAGGCATATGACAGTGAGGGCGTTATCAATACAGAGGTAAACACATGA